In Thermotomaculum hydrothermale, a single genomic region encodes these proteins:
- a CDS encoding S8 family serine peptidase: protein MRRFFLLCLLVLSTTLFSQTLKFKNGSFDPLKSGGKFTSLTSIKSISKTAENFFIVQFNGPITREEKAALLNRGLKIVDYIPDYAYVVYSTAKNINSLKIKGLRWKGYYHPSFRVSPFLFTPPKKKGDSQKGSSIKLKVLFYPVLPSNFCYFYLKDLGATIEKWNETKWQYSAIITIDKKYLSSLKDLPALKWVEKYTTPVVFSKTPSVAFKVKKGSQTKNQQAADIINISPLWSAGYTGNGQIAGVCDTGLDKGSLTDIHADFDDDDNSSTATTRIVSTYALGRTNDWSDDEGHGTHVTGSVLGDGSHSNGNFKGMAYEARLVFQSVLDNQGGLGGIPSDLNDLFQPAYDDGARVHSNSWGLPLSSGGYVYDSEAQQVDQFMWNHKDFLILFAAGNDGTDADSNGVVDLQSVTAPGTAKNCITVGATESDINVSSTTYGQAWSSDYPADPINSDTIGENRNGMAAFSSRGPAPDGRIKPDVCAPGTFIISVRSQDPNAGTGWGAYDDWYIYEGGTSMATPITSGASVVTRQFFVDHEGITPSAALIKATLMNGAYDIYPGQYGTGTTQEIPEKRPNNVEGWGRIDIGNTLMPAAPVQFSYIDEQTGLNTGEVDTYSYNVTDTSAPIRVTLTWTDYPGATSASVELVNDLDLKITSPSGTVLYPNHKTQPDRLNNTETIDIENPESGEYVIKVIAYNVPQGPQPYALVAHGTSTLQVYHDTTPPVISNISLCVSSDQCIVSWDTDEPSDSVVTYGTTNPPSTTVSDSSLVTHHSITITGLSANTTYYFKVSSTDSSSNMSESDVYTFATNNTPANSTPFSDDMESGVGNWNTTLAQGNTDWALSSSYTHSGSNSWFSPDEANIKDDYLDTVPIDLTNATAATLTFWHTYQMEQGYDGCVIEISTDGGSNFSDLGGNITQGGYNGTISTSYNSPIAGRSAWTGGTLGAMTQVIVDLTPYVGNNVIVRFRIACDSSQSSQGWYIDDVQVTANSCTTQSPTPVTTTHTITASAGSGGTINPSGNVTVNDGDDITFTISAATGYHIKDVLVDGTSVGAVSSYTFNNVTSDHTIEAQFEADTFTITASAGTGGSIDPSGSVSVSYGGSQTFTISAATGYHIKDVLVDGTSVGAVSSYTFNNVTSDHTIEAQFEADTFTITASAGTGGSIDPSGSVSVSYGGSQTFTISAATGYHIKDVLVDGTSVGAVSSYTFNNVTSDHTIEAQFEADTFTITASAGTGGSIDPSGSVSVSYGGSQTFTISAATGYHIKDVLVDGTSVGAVSSYTFNNVTSDHTIEAQFEADTFTITASAGTGGSIDPSGSVSVSYGGSQTFTISAATGYHIKDVLVDGTSVGAVSSYTFNNVTSDHTIEAQFEADTFTITASAGTGGSIDPSGSVSVSYGGSQTFTISAATGYHIKDVLVDGTSVGAVSSYTFNNVTSDHTIEAQFEADTFTITASAGTGGSIDPSGSVSVSYGGSQTFTISAATGYHIKDVLVDGTSVGAVSSYTFNNVTSDHTIEAQFEADTFTITASAGTGGSIDPSGSVSVSYGGSQTFTISAATGYHIKDVLVDGTSVGAVSSYTFNNVTSDHTIEAQFEADTFTITASAGTGGSIDPSGSVSVSYGGSQTFTISAATGYHIKDVLVDGTSVGAVSSYTFNNVTSDHTIEAQFEADTFTITASAGTGGSIDPSGSVSVNPGDDITFAITPDNGYFIEDVTVDGHSVGRVQTYTFYNVNSDHTINAVFTDSLPPVITSARTQSVTGQLPLRVTFTCDAYDPDGGPIVRYIWHIDGDDFSDTVVTFDGFCNYMFVKPGTYHISVTVIDDEGESASTVLKDLSNNDATIVVVRPHHFNLVIPLPIVTTGTSTKSSEGIVIQNAITGIVNLAKEESHITVKYFDANGNNVLTTDYTVAPGGKFSFNPYSNGETDFDQAIIESNNYCIAYSKVMTATGQMASYLLPQTSEKLFIPHVAEETDYWDTSMFISSLDATDVKVKVEDNENTYSISLFSQLINLEDLLGDEVNEAATWGTVESIQSNPFGGVQTLGGFEVFQHNETDGAAIELQSSGSTTLFIPHIPEETDIFWTGFAIVNPNDEAANIVIDLYSKDGEKVSSIPMTIEAKTKLKALASDLFGDANGSAEWGIIRSDKDIIGMEIYGTVANGICGFALPSLATTEGYLPELITGDNYWNGIAITNPSNETATVDISLISKDGVVKDTKQIELQSMARYKSVVKDLFADVEIESTDYIYYKSTTSVIAISVSGDLDRTFMFSLVGRE from the coding sequence ATGAGGCGTTTTTTTCTACTTTGTCTATTAGTGTTAAGTACAACCCTGTTTTCACAAACATTGAAATTTAAAAACGGTTCTTTTGACCCATTAAAAAGTGGAGGCAAATTTACCTCTCTAACATCTATCAAATCTATTTCTAAAACAGCAGAAAATTTTTTTATTGTTCAGTTTAATGGTCCTATTACAAGGGAAGAAAAAGCTGCTTTGTTAAATAGAGGTTTAAAAATAGTTGACTATATCCCTGATTACGCTTATGTGGTGTATTCAACAGCAAAAAATATTAACTCTTTGAAAATAAAAGGGTTAAGGTGGAAAGGATACTACCACCCTTCTTTTAGAGTATCACCTTTTCTTTTTACTCCTCCTAAAAAAAAGGGAGACTCTCAGAAGGGTTCTTCTATTAAATTAAAGGTTTTGTTTTATCCTGTCTTACCCTCTAATTTCTGTTATTTTTATTTAAAAGATTTAGGTGCCACTATTGAAAAGTGGAATGAAACAAAATGGCAATACTCGGCAATAATAACAATTGACAAAAAATATCTTTCATCTTTAAAAGATTTACCTGCTTTAAAATGGGTTGAAAAGTACACCACTCCTGTAGTATTTTCTAAAACACCCTCTGTTGCTTTTAAAGTGAAAAAGGGTTCTCAAACAAAAAATCAGCAGGCTGCAGATATTATCAACATTAGTCCTCTATGGAGTGCGGGATATACAGGAAACGGGCAAATTGCAGGAGTGTGCGACACGGGACTTGATAAGGGTAGTTTAACAGACATTCACGCAGATTTTGATGATGATGATAATTCTTCGACAGCAACCACAAGAATAGTAAGCACATATGCTTTAGGGAGAACTAACGATTGGTCAGATGATGAGGGACATGGTACTCATGTAACAGGCTCTGTTTTAGGTGATGGAAGCCATTCAAATGGCAACTTTAAAGGTATGGCATATGAAGCAAGGCTTGTCTTTCAATCAGTGCTGGATAACCAGGGTGGTCTTGGTGGTATACCTTCTGATTTAAATGATTTGTTTCAGCCTGCTTATGATGACGGTGCAAGGGTCCATTCAAATTCTTGGGGATTACCTTTATCAAGTGGTGGATATGTTTACGACAGTGAGGCACAGCAGGTTGACCAGTTTATGTGGAATCATAAGGATTTTTTAATCCTTTTTGCTGCTGGAAACGATGGAACAGACGCAGATTCAAATGGTGTGGTAGACCTTCAATCAGTTACTGCTCCAGGAACTGCAAAAAACTGTATAACAGTTGGTGCTACTGAAAGTGACATAAATGTTTCAAGTACAACATATGGTCAGGCCTGGAGTAGTGATTACCCAGCTGACCCAATAAACAGTGATACAATTGGAGAAAATAGGAACGGAATGGCTGCTTTTTCATCAAGGGGCCCGGCACCTGATGGAAGGATAAAACCTGATGTTTGTGCACCAGGCACATTTATAATTTCAGTTCGCTCGCAGGATCCCAATGCCGGAACAGGGTGGGGTGCATACGATGATTGGTACATATATGAGGGAGGTACCTCAATGGCTACTCCCATTACCTCCGGTGCATCAGTTGTTACCAGGCAATTTTTTGTTGACCATGAAGGGATAACACCATCTGCTGCCTTAATAAAAGCAACTTTAATGAATGGTGCCTATGATATTTATCCTGGGCAATACGGTACGGGGACAACTCAGGAGATTCCTGAAAAAAGGCCAAACAATGTTGAAGGCTGGGGAAGAATAGACATAGGAAACACTTTAATGCCTGCTGCTCCAGTTCAGTTTTCCTATATTGACGAACAGACTGGATTAAACACAGGAGAAGTTGACACTTATTCGTACAATGTAACAGATACTTCAGCTCCTATAAGGGTGACCTTAACATGGACTGATTATCCAGGAGCCACTTCTGCAAGTGTTGAACTAGTGAACGACCTTGACTTAAAGATAACCTCTCCCTCAGGAACAGTCTTATATCCCAACCATAAAACACAGCCTGACAGGCTTAACAATACTGAAACCATAGATATTGAAAACCCTGAAAGTGGGGAATATGTAATAAAGGTTATAGCTTACAATGTCCCCCAAGGTCCACAACCTTACGCCCTTGTGGCTCATGGCACATCAACTCTGCAGGTTTACCATGATACAACTCCTCCAGTAATATCAAATATCTCATTGTGCGTTTCATCTGATCAATGCATAGTATCATGGGATACTGATGAGCCATCTGATTCAGTAGTAACTTATGGAACCACAAATCCTCCATCTACTACTGTTAGTGATTCAAGTCTTGTTACTCATCACAGCATAACCATTACAGGCCTGTCGGCAAACACAACTTATTATTTTAAAGTTTCTTCAACTGATTCTTCATCAAATATGTCCGAATCTGATGTTTACACATTTGCGACCAATAATACCCCTGCCAATTCAACACCCTTTTCAGATGATATGGAAAGTGGAGTGGGGAACTGGAATACAACACTTGCTCAGGGAAATACAGATTGGGCGTTAAGCTCTTCATACACCCATTCAGGGAGCAATTCATGGTTTAGTCCTGATGAGGCTAATATCAAAGACGATTATCTTGATACAGTCCCTATTGATTTAACAAATGCAACTGCAGCAACTTTAACCTTCTGGCATACCTATCAAATGGAACAGGGTTATGACGGCTGTGTAATTGAAATATCCACAGATGGAGGTTCAAATTTTTCAGACCTTGGTGGGAATATAACTCAGGGAGGTTACAACGGAACTATTTCAACAAGTTATAATTCCCCTATTGCTGGAAGAAGTGCCTGGACAGGGGGAACTCTTGGGGCAATGACCCAGGTAATTGTTGATCTTACTCCTTATGTAGGGAACAATGTAATTGTTCGCTTTAGAATTGCGTGCGATAGTTCTCAGAGTTCACAAGGGTGGTATATAGATGATGTCCAGGTAACTGCTAATTCCTGTACAACTCAATCACCTACTCCTGTTACAACTACGCACACAATTACTGCTTCTGCTGGTAGTGGTGGCACAATAAATCCAAGTGGAAACGTAACCGTAAATGATGGGGACGATATAACCTTCACCATAAGTGCAGCCACTGGTTACCACATCAAAGACGTGTTGGTGGATGGAACAAGTGTAGGAGCGGTATCCAGTTACACCTTTAACAACGTAACATCGGATCACACAATAGAAGCGCAATTCGAGGCAGACACGTTCACCATAACAGCATCTGCAGGAACAGGTGGCAGCATAGACCCAAGCGGCAGCGTAAGTGTAAGTTACGGAGGTAGCCAGACGTTCACCATAAGTGCAGCCACTGGTTACCACATCAAAGACGTGTTGGTGGATGGAACAAGTGTAGGAGCGGTATCCAGTTACACCTTTAACAACGTAACATCGGATCACACAATAGAAGCGCAATTCGAGGCAGACACGTTCACCATAACAGCATCTGCAGGAACAGGTGGCAGCATAGACCCAAGCGGCAGCGTAAGTGTAAGTTACGGAGGTAGCCAGACGTTCACCATAAGTGCAGCCACTGGTTACCACATCAAAGACGTGTTGGTGGATGGAACAAGTGTAGGAGCGGTATCCAGTTACACCTTTAACAACGTAACATCGGATCACACAATAGAAGCGCAATTCGAGGCAGACACGTTCACCATAACAGCATCTGCAGGAACAGGTGGCAGCATAGACCCAAGCGGCAGCGTAAGTGTAAGTTACGGAGGTAGCCAGACGTTCACCATAAGTGCAGCCACTGGTTACCACATCAAAGACGTGTTGGTGGATGGAACAAGTGTAGGAGCGGTATCCAGTTACACCTTTAACAACGTAACATCGGATCACACAATAGAAGCGCAATTCGAGGCAGACACGTTCACCATAACAGCATCTGCAGGAACAGGTGGCAGCATAGACCCAAGCGGCAGCGTAAGTGTAAGTTACGGAGGTAGCCAGACGTTCACCATAAGTGCAGCCACTGGTTACCACATCAAAGACGTGTTGGTGGATGGAACAAGTGTAGGAGCGGTATCCAGTTACACCTTTAACAACGTAACATCGGATCACACAATAGAAGCGCAATTCGAGGCAGACACGTTCACCATAACAGCATCTGCAGGAACAGGTGGCAGCATAGACCCAAGCGGCAGCGTAAGTGTAAGTTACGGAGGTAGCCAGACGTTCACCATAAGTGCAGCCACTGGTTACCACATCAAAGACGTGTTGGTGGATGGAACAAGTGTAGGAGCGGTATCCAGTTACACCTTTAACAACGTAACATCGGATCACACAATAGAAGCGCAATTCGAGGCAGACACGTTCACCATAACAGCATCTGCAGGAACAGGTGGCAGCATAGACCCAAGCGGCAGCGTAAGTGTAAGTTACGGAGGTAGCCAGACGTTCACCATAAGTGCAGCCACTGGTTACCACATCAAAGACGTGTTGGTGGATGGAACAAGTGTAGGAGCGGTATCCAGTTACACCTTTAACAACGTAACATCGGATCACACAATAGAAGCGCAATTCGAGGCAGACACGTTCACCATAACAGCATCTGCAGGAACAGGTGGCAGCATAGACCCAAGCGGCAGCGTAAGTGTAAGTTACGGAGGTAGCCAGACGTTCACCATAAGTGCAGCCACTGGTTACCACATCAAAGACGTGTTGGTGGATGGAACAAGTGTAGGAGCGGTATCCAGTTACACCTTTAACAACGTAACATCGGATCACACAATAGAAGCGCAATTCGAGGCAGACACGTTCACCATAACAGCATCTGCAGGAACAGGTGGCAGCATAGACCCAAGCGGCAGCGTAAGTGTAAGTTACGGAGGTAGCCAGACGTTCACCATAAGTGCAGCCACTGGTTACCACATCAAAGACGTGTTGGTGGATGGAACAAGTGTAGGAGCGGTATCCAGTTACACCTTTAACAACGTAACATCGGATCACACAATAGAAGCGCAATTCGAGGCAGACACGTTCACCATAACAGCATCTGCAGGAACAGGTGGCAGCATAGACCCAAGCGGCAGCGTAAGTGTAAATCCTGGTGATGATATTACTTTTGCAATTACACCTGATAATGGCTATTTTATTGAAGATGTAACAGTTGATGGACACTCTGTTGGTAGAGTTCAAACCTATACTTTCTATAATGTAAATTCTGACCACACAATTAATGCTGTGTTTACTGATTCACTGCCACCAGTTATTACAAGTGCAAGAACTCAAAGTGTTACAGGCCAATTACCATTGAGAGTGACCTTCACCTGTGATGCATACGATCCCGATGGTGGACCTATCGTTAGATATATCTGGCATATTGATGGGGATGATTTTTCAGACACAGTTGTAACTTTTGATGGATTTTGCAATTATATGTTTGTAAAGCCCGGTACTTACCATATTTCTGTAACTGTAATTGATGATGAGGGAGAATCGGCTTCGACTGTGCTGAAAGATTTATCTAACAATGACGCAACCATAGTTGTGGTAAGGCCGCATCACTTTAATCTTGTTATACCATTACCTATAGTAACTACGGGAACATCTACCAAGTCTTCAGAAGGTATTGTAATCCAGAATGCTATAACAGGTATTGTAAACCTTGCAAAAGAGGAATCTCACATTACTGTTAAGTACTTTGATGCCAATGGAAATAATGTATTAACCACTGATTACACTGTTGCACCAGGTGGGAAATTCTCTTTTAATCCATACTCTAACGGAGAAACTGACTTTGACCAGGCTATAATTGAAAGCAATAACTACTGTATTGCCTATTCAAAGGTTATGACAGCAACAGGCCAGATGGCATCCTATTTGTTGCCACAGACAAGTGAAAAATTATTTATCCCGCATGTTGCTGAAGAGACAGATTACTGGGATACCTCTATGTTTATATCATCCCTTGATGCAACAGATGTTAAAGTTAAGGTTGAAGACAATGAGAACACATATAGTATCTCTCTCTTTTCACAACTAATAAACCTTGAAGACTTGCTGGGAGATGAGGTAAATGAGGCAGCAACCTGGGGTACAGTTGAATCTATTCAGAGCAATCCATTTGGCGGTGTTCAAACATTAGGTGGATTTGAGGTATTCCAGCACAATGAAACAGATGGTGCGGCAATAGAACTGCAATCGTCAGGAAGCACCACATTGTTTATCCCCCATATACCTGAGGAAACAGATATTTTCTGGACAGGCTTTGCTATAGTAAATCCAAACGATGAAGCTGCAAATATTGTTATTGATTTGTACAGCAAAGATGGAGAAAAGGTTTCATCAATCCCAATGACAATTGAGGCAAAGACAAAACTTAAAGCATTGGCAAGTGATTTATTTGGAGATGCCAATGGTAGTGCAGAATGGGGAATAATCCGTTCAGACAAAGACATAATTGGAATGGAAATATATGGTACAGTTGCAAACGGAATATGCGGCTTTGCATTGCCATCCCTTGCAACAACAGAAGGGTACTTACCTGAACTTATAACTGGAGACAATTACTGGAACGGGATAGCAATAACCAATCCATCCAATGAAACAGCAACTGTTGATATAAGTCTAATAAGCAAGGATGGTGTTGTAAAAGACACAAAACAGATTGAATTACAATCAATGGCAAGGTATAAGTCAGTTGTAAAAGACTTATTTGCAGATGTTGAAATTGAATCAACTGACTATATCTATTACAAATCAACAACATCAGTAATTGCGATATCGGTTAGTGGAGATTTAGATAGAACATTTATGTTCTCCCTCGTTGGAAGAGAGTAA
- a CDS encoding alanine/glycine:cation symporter family protein, which translates to MEGLLGKIDSLVWGLPLIILLLGTGIYLTIRLKGIQFTKLLHSLYLAFIKRKEKGDAEGDISHFEALMTALSATVGTGNIAGVATAIIAGGPGALFWMWITGLFGMATKFSEAVLAVHYRVTDENGQMAGGPMYYLRDGLKSPFLAFLFALFTSIAAFGIGNMVQSNSVADAVKSSFGVPVYITGIILAVATAIVILGGIKSIGRVTSFLVPFMIVVYMGAAIIVIIMEIDKVPYIFNLIIKSAFSGHAAVGGFAGATVREALRFGVARGIFSNESGLGSSPIAAAAAKTKHPVTQALVSMTQTFIDTIVVCSMTGFVILVTGSWKLKGVNGASLTSVAFSNALGKHAGSFVVALGLILFAYSTILGWSYYGEKAIEYLLGVKAIKPYRVAFVILVLIGSILKIDVVWTLADIFNGLMAIPNLIGLLGLSGVIVKVTSDYFKNSVE; encoded by the coding sequence ATGGAAGGGTTGTTGGGAAAGATTGATTCGCTTGTATGGGGTTTGCCTTTAATTATTCTTCTTTTAGGCACAGGAATTTACCTTACAATTCGCTTAAAGGGGATTCAGTTTACAAAACTTTTGCATTCACTTTACCTTGCCTTTATTAAGAGGAAAGAAAAAGGTGATGCAGAGGGGGACATAAGCCATTTTGAGGCACTTATGACAGCCCTTTCAGCAACTGTTGGAACAGGAAACATTGCTGGTGTTGCAACTGCAATAATTGCAGGAGGGCCTGGTGCATTGTTCTGGATGTGGATTACAGGGTTATTCGGAATGGCAACAAAGTTTTCAGAGGCTGTTCTTGCAGTGCATTACAGGGTTACAGATGAAAATGGCCAGATGGCAGGTGGCCCTATGTATTACTTAAGAGATGGGTTAAAATCCCCTTTTCTTGCATTCTTGTTTGCCCTTTTTACAAGTATTGCTGCTTTTGGAATAGGCAATATGGTTCAATCAAACTCTGTTGCCGATGCTGTTAAATCTTCATTTGGAGTGCCTGTTTACATTACAGGAATAATCCTTGCCGTTGCCACAGCAATTGTTATTCTTGGTGGGATTAAATCAATTGGAAGGGTAACCTCTTTTCTTGTTCCATTTATGATTGTGGTTTATATGGGTGCGGCAATAATTGTAATAATTATGGAGATTGACAAAGTCCCTTATATCTTTAATTTGATAATTAAGTCGGCTTTTTCTGGCCATGCAGCAGTTGGAGGATTTGCAGGGGCTACTGTTAGAGAAGCCTTAAGGTTTGGTGTTGCAAGGGGGATATTTTCAAACGAATCCGGGTTGGGAAGCTCTCCAATTGCCGCTGCTGCTGCAAAGACAAAACACCCTGTAACTCAGGCGCTTGTTTCAATGACTCAAACCTTTATTGACACAATTGTTGTTTGCTCAATGACAGGGTTTGTAATCCTTGTAACAGGTTCCTGGAAGTTGAAAGGGGTAAACGGGGCAAGCTTAACCTCAGTTGCTTTTTCAAACGCTTTAGGCAAGCACGCTGGAAGTTTTGTTGTTGCCTTAGGCTTAATTCTTTTTGCATACTCAACAATTTTAGGATGGTCTTATTACGGTGAGAAGGCTATTGAATACCTTTTAGGGGTTAAGGCAATAAAGCCATACAGGGTTGCCTTTGTTATTCTTGTTTTAATTGGGAGTATATTAAAGATTGATGTTGTGTGGACTTTAGCAGATATTTTTAACGGTTTAATGGCAATTCCAAACCTTATAGGACTATTGGGTCTTTCTGGAGTGATTGTTAAAGTTACAAGTGATTATTTTAAAAATAGTGTTGAATAA
- a CDS encoding aldo/keto reductase, translating into MNDTVLIGGSWTIGEWHWGKVKEKDAIETIEVFLDKYKFIDTAPIYGFGRSEKLIGESLKNFKRQNITIMTKFGLNTEGGEFFFETSYRGKPVRVYKNANPDTIFKECEKSLKRLNTDYIDIYLLHFKPENPSLIKIAETLELLKEKKLIKKWGVCNLNTGDLHSLISNKFKPYCLQFKYNPLFTKPEKSVIPYCKKYKIKFFGYSPFERGLLTGKYLENKFDREDERRFIKNEKLQKFSQLANTLKKISANYNLTIPQLILNYLKTKNINGIIAGARTPKQAKENIEKFNIELNIKDIKLLNEVFESIKI; encoded by the coding sequence ATGAATGATACTGTACTTATTGGGGGTAGCTGGACAATTGGGGAATGGCATTGGGGAAAGGTTAAAGAAAAAGACGCAATTGAAACAATAGAAGTTTTTTTAGATAAATATAAATTTATAGATACAGCCCCTATTTACGGCTTTGGAAGAAGTGAAAAACTAATAGGAGAGTCTTTAAAAAACTTTAAAAGACAAAATATCACAATAATGACAAAATTCGGTTTAAACACCGAAGGCGGAGAATTTTTCTTTGAAACTTCTTACAGGGGAAAACCTGTTAGAGTATATAAAAATGCAAATCCCGACACCATTTTTAAAGAATGTGAAAAATCATTAAAAAGGTTAAATACAGATTACATTGATATTTACCTCTTGCACTTTAAACCTGAAAACCCCTCTTTAATTAAAATTGCAGAGACACTTGAATTGTTAAAAGAGAAAAAACTTATTAAAAAATGGGGGGTTTGCAATTTAAACACAGGAGATTTACACTCACTAATTTCAAACAAATTTAAACCTTACTGCCTGCAATTTAAGTACAACCCACTCTTCACAAAACCGGAAAAATCGGTTATTCCCTATTGCAAAAAATACAAGATTAAATTTTTTGGATACTCCCCCTTTGAAAGGGGATTGCTTACAGGAAAGTATTTAGAAAACAAATTTGACAGAGAAGACGAAAGAAGGTTTATAAAAAATGAAAAATTACAAAAATTTTCACAACTTGCCAATACCCTGAAGAAAATATCGGCAAATTACAACCTGACAATCCCGCAATTAATTCTTAACTATTTAAAAACAAAAAACATAAACGGCATAATTGCCGGAGCAAGAACACCCAAACAGGCAAAGGAAAACATTGAAAAATTCAATATTGAACTTAATATTAAAGATATCAAACTACTAAACGAAGTCTTTGAAAGTATTAAAATCTAA
- a CDS encoding gamma carbonic anhydrase family protein, producing the protein MICRYKGFIPQISDKAFVAPTATIIGDVVVEEGASIWFGAVLRGDIDKIRIGKNSSIQDNTVIHVTGGKYPTIVGDNVIVGHGCILHGCEIKNRALIGMGAIVMDDVVIGENSIVAAGAVVIPHTKVPPNSVVAGIPARVIREVKDSDLKEMERILGNYSRVTKSYLSNDFEVIE; encoded by the coding sequence ATGATTTGCAGGTATAAAGGTTTCATTCCTCAAATATCAGATAAAGCATTTGTTGCTCCAACAGCAACAATAATTGGAGATGTTGTTGTTGAAGAGGGTGCGTCTATATGGTTTGGTGCTGTATTAAGGGGTGATATTGATAAAATAAGGATTGGGAAAAACTCTTCAATTCAGGATAACACCGTTATACATGTTACAGGTGGTAAGTATCCCACTATTGTTGGGGACAATGTTATTGTTGGACACGGTTGTATTTTACACGGATGCGAGATTAAAAATAGGGCACTTATTGGTATGGGTGCCATTGTTATGGATGATGTTGTAATTGGTGAAAATTCTATTGTGGCGGCAGGCGCTGTTGTAATTCCCCACACAAAGGTCCCCCCTAATTCTGTTGTTGCGGGGATTCCTGCAAGGGTTATTAGGGAAGTGAAAGATAGTGATTTAAAGGAGATGGAGCGTATTTTAGGGAATTATTCAAGGGTAACAAAAAGTTATTTAAGCAACGATTTTGAAGTAATTGAATAG
- a CDS encoding aldehyde dehydrogenase family protein, whose amino-acid sequence MDYPIIVAGREIFTEKKQTVFDKYSREAIASVSIAGEKEVEEALDKAYKTRKTLAEIPAHKRAEFIFKAVDIIKSKREYIGKLIAREAGKPIKYALGEVDRCIENLTYAGEEAKRIHGETFPVDASKAGENRYGFFERFPIGVVVAISPFNFPLNLAAHKVGPAIAAGCPVILKPAGLTPLSGIELIKAFVEASVPEGSVSVLAGSGSTVGEMLIRDKRVSKISFTGSREVGEHITKTAGLKKVTMELGSNSAVVVDNEIYDIDYAVKRCVLGAYYNQGQVCISVQRIYVHKDIFKDFLVKFVEETRKQVIGNPLDEKTDVGPMISEAEAIRVESWINEAKENGAEILTGGKRDGVIYLPTVITNANDSMRIVKDELFAPAVVIMPVDSFEEGVERADNSEYGLQAGVFTKNVNRAMYAFKNINVGGVMINDIPSFRVDHMPYGGNKGSGLGREGARFAIEDMTVLKAAIFNFNG is encoded by the coding sequence ATGGATTATCCAATAATTGTTGCAGGAAGAGAGATTTTTACAGAAAAGAAGCAAACTGTTTTTGATAAATATAGCAGAGAAGCAATTGCAAGTGTTTCAATTGCAGGAGAAAAAGAGGTTGAAGAGGCGCTTGATAAGGCATATAAAACAAGGAAAACTCTTGCTGAAATCCCTGCTCATAAAAGGGCTGAGTTTATATTTAAAGCGGTTGACATAATAAAATCAAAAAGAGAATACATAGGCAAACTTATAGCAAGGGAAGCGGGGAAACCGATTAAGTATGCTTTAGGTGAAGTTGATAGGTGTATTGAAAATTTAACTTATGCAGGGGAAGAGGCTAAAAGGATTCATGGCGAGACCTTCCCCGTTGATGCTTCAAAGGCTGGAGAAAATAGATACGGTTTTTTTGAGCGCTTCCCTATCGGGGTTGTTGTTGCTATCTCACCGTTTAATTTCCCATTAAACCTTGCAGCGCATAAAGTTGGGCCTGCAATTGCGGCGGGATGCCCTGTTATTTTAAAGCCTGCCGGGCTTACCCCTTTAAGCGGTATTGAGTTAATAAAGGCTTTTGTTGAAGCAAGTGTGCCTGAGGGAAGCGTCTCAGTGCTTGCTGGAAGCGGTTCAACTGTTGGTGAAATGCTAATTAGAGACAAAAGGGTGTCAAAAATAAGTTTTACAGGAAGCAGAGAGGTTGGTGAGCATATCACTAAAACGGCAGGGTTGAAAAAGGTGACAATGGAGTTAGGCTCTAACTCTGCTGTTGTTGTTGATAATGAAATCTATGATATTGACTATGCGGTAAAAAGGTGTGTGTTAGGTGCATACTATAATCAGGGGCAGGTTTGTATTTCAGTGCAGAGGATTTATGTGCATAAGGATATTTTTAAAGATTTTCTTGTTAAATTTGTTGAAGAGACAAGGAAGCAGGTTATAGGCAATCCATTAGACGAAAAAACAGATGTTGGGCCAATGATTTCAGAGGCTGAAGCAATTAGGGTTGAATCGTGGATTAATGAAGCAAAGGAAAATGGAGCAGAGATTTTAACAGGCGGTAAGAGAGACGGGGTTATTTACCTTCCAACTGTTATAACCAATGCAAACGATTCAATGCGGATTGTGAAAGATGAGTTGTTTGCTCCCGCTGTTGTTATTATGCCTGTTGATTCATTTGAAGAGGGGGTTGAAAGGGCAGATAATTCAGAGTACGGTTTGCAGGCAGGGGTATTTACAAAGAATGTTAACAGAGCAATGTACGCTTTTAAAAATATAAATGTTGGCGGAGTAATGATAAACGATATTCCTTCATTCAGGGTTGACCACATGCCTTATGGTGGAAACAAGGGAAGCGGTCTTGGAAGAGAGGGGGCAAGGTTTGCAATTGAGGATATGACAGTTTTGAAAGCTGCAATTTTCAACTTTAACGGTTAA